A region of Fimbriimonadaceae bacterium DNA encodes the following proteins:
- a CDS encoding putative dipeptidase codes for MPLPQVEAAQGWLRQHETELLRDYRAILQIPSIEAEPLPNAPFGQGNRDALDFALQQGEAWGMRTKDLDGFCGYAEFGSGDKLLLVLGHLDVVPVSPDWKHAPFGAEIDGGYVYARGAVDDKGPTMAAFYAARAIQQTFPDLPCRLRVFFGCNEESGFECVHHYAKNDEAPTLGIAPDSGWPLYHGEKGIANFIVEKPLIGGDFALLEACGGQRPNIVIDSLRARVRVSPAVRAEVDSKLADAWDRNLEFAWAGDVLEINSKGKAAHGAWPFGGDSAAIRCFRFLMEIAPVSATKAYTELFERTHISGGGLGIHGADDPSGDLTCNLGIVETIDGSLKLTFNVRYPVTWKGPELRAKCEAHLESLDGGYRLAEFSDSAPLYFPIEHPLVKTIRDVYREETGDDSQPGVMGGGTYARALPNTVSIGTGWEGDGAAHENDERLKIDHLYKMSRIYAHILLRLALL; via the coding sequence AAGGCTGGCTTCGACAGCACGAAACCGAGCTTCTCCGAGACTACAGGGCGATACTCCAGATTCCGTCGATCGAAGCCGAGCCACTCCCCAACGCTCCGTTTGGTCAGGGCAATCGCGACGCTCTCGATTTCGCACTCCAGCAAGGCGAAGCTTGGGGCATGCGAACCAAAGACCTGGACGGCTTCTGCGGCTACGCGGAGTTTGGCAGCGGGGACAAGCTGTTGCTCGTTCTCGGACACTTGGATGTCGTCCCGGTAAGTCCGGATTGGAAACATGCCCCATTTGGGGCGGAGATCGATGGCGGCTACGTTTACGCTCGGGGAGCCGTTGACGATAAAGGACCAACCATGGCAGCCTTCTATGCTGCCCGGGCGATCCAGCAGACTTTCCCTGACTTGCCCTGTCGGTTGCGCGTGTTTTTCGGATGCAACGAAGAATCCGGCTTTGAGTGCGTGCATCACTACGCGAAAAACGATGAGGCGCCTACCCTTGGAATCGCGCCGGATTCTGGCTGGCCCCTCTATCACGGCGAAAAGGGAATCGCGAACTTTATTGTTGAAAAGCCCCTGATCGGGGGCGACTTTGCGCTGCTTGAGGCTTGTGGGGGGCAACGTCCTAACATCGTGATCGACAGCTTGCGAGCTCGCGTCAGGGTCTCACCGGCGGTACGGGCGGAAGTAGACAGCAAGTTGGCAGATGCCTGGGATCGCAACCTGGAATTCGCCTGGGCAGGCGACGTTCTGGAAATCAACTCCAAGGGCAAGGCGGCTCATGGAGCTTGGCCGTTTGGAGGCGATAGCGCTGCAATCCGCTGCTTCCGGTTCTTAATGGAGATCGCGCCAGTATCGGCAACCAAGGCTTACACCGAGCTGTTCGAGCGGACCCACATAAGTGGCGGTGGGCTCGGAATCCACGGCGCGGACGATCCAAGCGGCGACCTGACCTGCAACCTCGGGATCGTCGAGACGATAGATGGAAGCCTGAAACTAACCTTCAACGTTCGCTACCCGGTCACCTGGAAGGGGCCAGAACTCAGGGCCAAGTGCGAAGCTCACCTTGAATCCCTGGACGGAGGTTATCGACTCGCCGAATTCAGCGATAGTGCACCGCTCTATTTCCCGATCGAACACCCTTTGGTCAAGACGATCCGCGACGTTTATCGGGAGGAGACCGGGGACGACAGCCAGCCGGGAGTGATGGGTGGCGGTACGTACGCCCGCGCTTTGCCGAACACGGTCAGCATTGGCACGGGTTGGGAAGGAGACGGAGCTGCACACGAGAACGATGAGCGGCTAAAGATCGATCACCTCTATAAGATGTCGCGAATCTACGCGCACATTCTGCTACGGCTGGCTCTGCTGTAG
- the glnB gene encoding Nitrogen regulatory protein P-II — translation MKRLEAYIRVNKLEAVKAALEDIGIKGLSCEQVRGYGRQQGRTDKYRGSTYALNLVPKLKVEIVLRDEDLEGAIAAIQEAAYTGEVGDGKMFISEVIDAMRIRTGERGESAIS, via the coding sequence GTGAAGCGTCTGGAGGCCTACATTCGCGTTAACAAGCTGGAGGCCGTCAAGGCTGCTCTCGAAGACATCGGCATCAAGGGTTTGAGCTGCGAGCAAGTCCGCGGATACGGACGCCAACAGGGGCGAACGGACAAGTACCGCGGTAGCACCTACGCGCTCAATCTCGTCCCCAAGCTGAAAGTGGAGATCGTCCTAAGGGACGAGGACCTCGAGGGGGCCATCGCTGCGATTCAGGAAGCCGCATACACGGGTGAGGTAGGCGATGGAAAGATGTTCATCAGCGAGGTCATCGACGCCATGCGAATCCGAACCGGCGAGCGCGGAGAGTCTGCCATTTCGTAG
- the clpQ gene encoding ATP-dependent protease subunit ClpQ has product MTRSTTVIGVRRNGVTAIAADGQVTLGDAAIVKHGAKKVRKLAGGVICGFAGAVADCQALLERLDHKLEQFNGNLRRSAVEFAKDWRTDKVLRNLNAMIVAADQECLLLLSGDGNVIEPDDDVAGIGSGGSYALAAARALLRHTEFSAEEIARHALAIASEICVYTNDKVTVETTAGAA; this is encoded by the coding sequence GTGACCAGATCCACAACCGTCATTGGCGTGCGACGCAACGGAGTTACCGCCATTGCAGCCGATGGCCAGGTCACCCTGGGCGATGCCGCCATCGTCAAGCATGGCGCCAAGAAGGTCCGGAAGCTCGCAGGTGGCGTGATTTGCGGCTTTGCCGGTGCGGTCGCGGATTGCCAGGCCCTTCTGGAGCGGCTCGACCACAAGCTTGAGCAGTTCAATGGCAATCTCCGGCGATCGGCCGTTGAGTTCGCAAAGGACTGGCGAACCGACAAAGTCCTTCGCAACCTCAATGCAATGATCGTTGCCGCAGACCAAGAATGCCTGCTTCTGCTTAGCGGTGACGGCAACGTGATCGAGCCGGATGATGACGTGGCCGGTATCGGCAGCGGCGGCTCGTATGCCCTTGCGGCGGCTAGGGCGCTGCTTCGCCACACCGAGTTTTCTGCCGAGGAAATTGCCCGCCACGCCCTGGCGATCGCCTCGGAGATCTGCGTGTACACAAATGACAAGGTCACGGTCGAGACCACCGCAGGTGCGGCGTGA
- the sasA_7 gene encoding Adaptive-response sensory-kinase SasA, translating into MAEDESRHQQEIVDTFADGLDLALFLCDSKGSVLFANERATTVFRYPDPSGRSILAVTLSSDVERLALSALAEDQTVQQEVTFHYPDERTGIVRAWPDRTNLGRVFLSILDVTELRRLERVRRDFVANVSHELRTPITMIRAMAETLQDDRGADPELADRYLGRIVSEVDRLTHVISDLLTLSTAESGTAERRSCDLVEIVRAVLGQFQERFDEKGLELRTKLPERVFVLANPPQITQVLMNLVENALNYTTDGHVLVTVGEEKGFATATVEDTGIGIASDQVSRIFERFYRVDSARARAPGTGLGLSIVKHIVESHGGTVELESDFNRGSKFTIKLPLAKELEPPSH; encoded by the coding sequence ATGGCTGAGGACGAGTCGCGCCACCAACAGGAGATTGTCGACACGTTTGCCGACGGCCTTGACCTCGCGCTATTCCTTTGCGACTCCAAGGGTTCGGTTCTGTTTGCCAATGAGAGGGCGACAACCGTATTTCGATACCCAGATCCGAGCGGTCGCTCCATTCTCGCCGTAACGCTGTCGTCAGACGTCGAACGACTGGCCCTGTCCGCACTGGCCGAGGACCAGACCGTTCAGCAGGAGGTCACTTTCCACTATCCAGACGAGCGAACGGGAATTGTAAGGGCATGGCCGGATCGCACGAACCTCGGCAGGGTCTTTCTGAGCATCCTGGATGTTACGGAGCTTCGTCGCCTCGAGCGGGTGCGCAGGGACTTTGTCGCCAACGTATCCCATGAGTTGCGGACGCCCATCACGATGATTCGGGCGATGGCCGAGACACTGCAAGATGACAGGGGTGCGGATCCTGAACTCGCAGACCGCTATCTTGGCCGAATCGTCAGTGAAGTCGACCGGCTGACCCACGTGATATCCGACCTGCTGACGCTTAGCACAGCGGAATCGGGGACTGCCGAGCGTCGAAGCTGCGACCTCGTGGAAATCGTCCGAGCCGTCCTCGGGCAGTTTCAAGAACGATTCGACGAAAAGGGATTGGAACTGCGCACAAAGCTTCCTGAACGTGTTTTCGTTCTCGCGAACCCTCCACAGATAACCCAAGTCCTGATGAACCTCGTCGAGAATGCACTGAATTACACCACCGACGGTCACGTGCTTGTGACTGTAGGCGAGGAGAAGGGGTTTGCCACCGCGACGGTGGAGGACACGGGAATAGGAATTGCCAGCGACCAGGTGTCGAGGATTTTTGAACGCTTCTACCGGGTCGATTCGGCGAGGGCTAGGGCCCCAGGGACCGGCTTAGGGTTGAGCATCGTGAAGCATATTGTCGAATCCCACGGTGGGACCGTCGAGCTTGAGAGCGACTTCAATCGCGGAAGCAAGTTCACGATCAAGCTGCCCCTTGCTAAGGAGTTGGAACCGCCCTCGCACTAA
- the guaB gene encoding Inosine-5'-monophosphate dehydrogenase, producing MGTPNFREGLSFDDVLLLPKKTEVLPSEVDTSSPFLAGITLRIPVVSAPMDTVTEARLAIAIAREGGVGVIHRNMPIDRQAEEVDRVKRSEHGVISNPIKLTADKTIRDALNLMERFHISGVPIVDEAGHLVGILTNRDIRFETDFTKPIQERMTSKNLITTSVGTTLDQAEHILAEHRIEKLPIVDGEGRLQGLITIKDILKVKQHPHATKDQKGRLVVGAAIGALREPVERARALYDAGVDFVVIDAAHGHSAGVMNCVKLLKDKLPNLKIVAGNVATRESVRDLAALGADALRVGIGAGSICTTRVVAGVGVPQFTAVLECCDEAHKLGIPTIADGGIRTSGDVVKCLAAGASCVMMGNMFAGCEESPGEIEIYRNRAYKVYRGMGSMGAMKQGSSDRYLQVKEAGGVIVPEGVEGRVPFKGALSDSMDQIIGGLRSGMGYAGAKNLQELRDSAEFCRITNAGLRESHPHDVWITKEPPNYSSPFASSDTD from the coding sequence ATGGGAACTCCAAACTTCCGCGAAGGCTTAAGCTTCGACGATGTTCTCCTACTCCCCAAGAAGACGGAAGTCCTACCCAGTGAAGTCGATACTTCATCCCCATTCCTGGCCGGCATCACGCTTCGCATCCCCGTCGTGTCGGCCCCGATGGACACGGTTACCGAAGCCCGGTTGGCGATTGCGATCGCGCGGGAAGGCGGAGTCGGTGTCATCCACCGCAATATGCCCATCGATCGTCAGGCTGAAGAGGTCGACCGGGTCAAACGTTCAGAGCATGGCGTTATCAGCAATCCAATCAAGCTGACGGCGGACAAGACGATCCGCGATGCCCTAAACCTGATGGAGCGGTTCCATATCAGTGGCGTTCCGATCGTTGACGAGGCGGGTCATTTGGTCGGAATATTGACGAACCGCGATATCCGCTTCGAGACCGATTTCACCAAGCCCATCCAGGAGCGGATGACGAGCAAGAATCTCATCACCACGAGCGTCGGCACGACGCTGGATCAGGCTGAACATATCCTCGCCGAACACCGAATCGAGAAGCTTCCCATCGTTGATGGCGAGGGCAGGCTTCAGGGACTTATTACCATCAAAGACATCCTCAAAGTCAAGCAGCATCCGCATGCAACCAAGGACCAAAAAGGACGGCTCGTGGTGGGAGCGGCAATCGGCGCTTTGCGGGAGCCCGTCGAGCGGGCAAGGGCGCTCTACGATGCCGGCGTCGACTTTGTCGTGATCGACGCGGCACACGGGCACAGTGCAGGCGTGATGAACTGCGTCAAGTTACTCAAGGACAAGCTGCCGAACCTCAAGATCGTGGCCGGAAACGTCGCCACACGCGAAAGCGTGAGAGATCTTGCCGCACTGGGCGCGGACGCTCTTCGAGTCGGCATCGGCGCAGGCTCCATCTGCACCACGCGCGTGGTCGCCGGAGTCGGCGTGCCCCAGTTCACCGCCGTCCTTGAGTGTTGCGACGAGGCGCATAAACTCGGCATTCCAACGATTGCCGATGGAGGAATCCGCACCAGCGGCGACGTCGTGAAATGCCTTGCGGCAGGGGCGAGCTGTGTGATGATGGGCAATATGTTCGCCGGCTGCGAGGAGAGCCCCGGTGAGATCGAAATCTACCGAAATCGCGCCTACAAGGTCTATCGTGGAATGGGTTCGATGGGAGCAATGAAGCAGGGCTCGAGCGATCGATACCTGCAGGTGAAGGAAGCGGGCGGTGTGATTGTCCCTGAAGGAGTTGAGGGACGAGTACCGTTCAAAGGGGCGCTCTCCGACTCCATGGACCAGATCATCGGTGGGCTCCGCTCCGGTATGGGTTACGCCGGTGCCAAGAACCTTCAGGAGTTAAGGGATAGCGCGGAGTTCTGCCGCATCACCAACGCTGGCCTGCGCGAAAGTCATCCGCATGACGTTTGGATTACGAAGGAGCCGCCCAATTACAGCAGCCCCTTCGCTTCGTCGGATACCGACTAA
- the fus gene encoding Elongation factor G → MKSYSADKIRNVAIVGHGGSGKTMLVEHMLYTAGAADRVGTVEAGNTQSDFDPLEIRRKISVSASVLPLEYHGHKINLIDVPGYPDFIGDLHSIARVVESMIIVCEAKRDLDVGFDLAWEVAEEHGLAKCIFVNKLERDNADFPGLMETLHARYGNRIVDVQIPIGHQAAFSGILDLINMKVYKGKDRGEEIEEIPAGYKEEAEKLHDKMMDAAAEGEDSLMEKYLSGEELTADEVEHGLLVGVETGRVIPVLLGSAHSGIGVATLLDRIIGELPSPAELPRKFGDIELKADPNGPLAAFCFKSTADPYVGKINYVRVFSGKIAHDQHVLNINREKDERLHNLYFAHGKGQEPAQEVLAGDICALAKLADTHTGDTLTTVKDKIQLPPIEFPEPIYRIAIKPVAKSDEDKLGPAMTKLLEEDPTLTYTRDAAMHQEIIAGMGDIHLETVIEKLKTRFGVSVTTDEARVPYQETIRGTAKAQGRHKRQTGGKGQFGDCWLRLEPLTRGEGFQFGNEVVGGSIPKNFIPAVEKGVRETMEKGFLAGYPVVDVKAVVYDGSYHDVDSSEQAFKIAGSLAFKTAAAQANPIILEPIMDLEVDVPDECVGDVVGDLNTRRGRMQGMDPVAPGKTRVRAEVPMATMMRYALDLRSITKGRGRFRQKLARFDELPHGETQNLVTAYEKLKKDHEED, encoded by the coding sequence TTGAAATCCTATAGCGCAGACAAGATTCGTAACGTTGCCATTGTCGGTCATGGCGGTTCGGGCAAGACTATGCTCGTCGAACACATGCTCTACACCGCCGGAGCTGCGGATCGCGTTGGTACCGTCGAAGCGGGAAATACCCAAAGCGACTTCGACCCCTTGGAGATCAGACGAAAGATCAGCGTCAGCGCTAGCGTCCTTCCTCTCGAGTATCACGGCCACAAGATCAACCTCATCGACGTCCCTGGGTACCCGGACTTCATTGGTGACCTTCATAGCATCGCGCGCGTGGTGGAGTCGATGATCATTGTCTGCGAGGCCAAACGTGATTTGGATGTCGGCTTCGACCTCGCCTGGGAGGTAGCCGAAGAGCACGGTCTCGCCAAGTGCATCTTCGTCAACAAGCTTGAGCGGGACAACGCGGATTTCCCTGGCCTCATGGAAACCCTGCATGCCCGATACGGCAATCGTATCGTCGACGTGCAAATTCCGATCGGCCACCAAGCCGCATTCAGCGGAATCCTGGACCTCATCAACATGAAGGTCTACAAGGGCAAAGACCGCGGGGAAGAAATCGAGGAGATTCCCGCCGGCTACAAGGAAGAGGCGGAAAAGCTTCACGACAAGATGATGGATGCCGCCGCTGAGGGCGAAGACAGCCTGATGGAGAAGTATCTCTCCGGAGAGGAGCTTACGGCGGATGAGGTCGAGCATGGCCTTCTCGTCGGTGTGGAGACCGGCCGAGTCATCCCCGTCCTGCTCGGCTCCGCCCATAGCGGAATCGGCGTCGCCACCCTGCTCGACCGCATCATTGGCGAGTTGCCTTCGCCGGCAGAGCTGCCGCGCAAGTTTGGCGATATCGAACTGAAAGCCGATCCCAATGGACCGCTTGCCGCGTTTTGCTTCAAGTCCACCGCCGACCCCTACGTCGGCAAAATCAACTACGTCAGGGTGTTCAGCGGAAAGATAGCCCACGACCAGCACGTCCTCAACATCAACCGCGAGAAGGACGAGCGGCTGCACAACCTCTACTTTGCCCACGGCAAGGGCCAGGAACCAGCCCAAGAGGTCTTGGCCGGCGATATCTGCGCCCTCGCCAAGCTCGCCGATACCCACACCGGCGATACCCTCACGACCGTCAAGGACAAGATCCAGCTCCCGCCGATCGAGTTCCCTGAACCGATTTACCGCATCGCCATCAAGCCGGTCGCCAAGTCCGACGAAGACAAGCTCGGTCCCGCGATGACGAAGCTGCTCGAAGAGGATCCGACCCTGACGTACACCCGCGATGCGGCCATGCACCAGGAAATCATCGCCGGCATGGGCGATATTCACCTCGAAACCGTAATCGAGAAGCTCAAGACACGATTTGGCGTGAGCGTCACCACCGACGAGGCGCGCGTTCCCTATCAGGAGACCATTCGCGGCACCGCCAAGGCCCAGGGCCGGCACAAGCGGCAAACCGGTGGCAAGGGCCAGTTCGGCGATTGCTGGCTGCGGCTGGAACCCCTGACCAGAGGGGAAGGGTTCCAATTCGGAAACGAGGTCGTTGGCGGATCGATCCCCAAGAACTTCATTCCTGCCGTCGAAAAAGGCGTGCGAGAGACCATGGAAAAAGGGTTCCTCGCAGGCTATCCGGTCGTGGACGTCAAGGCGGTGGTCTATGACGGCAGCTACCACGACGTGGACTCAAGTGAACAGGCATTCAAGATCGCCGGATCCCTCGCCTTCAAGACCGCTGCCGCACAGGCTAATCCGATCATCCTCGAGCCGATCATGGACCTCGAAGTCGACGTGCCCGACGAGTGCGTCGGCGATGTCGTCGGAGACCTGAACACGCGCCGCGGGCGTATGCAGGGCATGGACCCGGTCGCGCCCGGCAAGACTCGCGTGAGGGCCGAGGTTCCGATGGCGACGATGATGCGCTACGCCCTCGACCTACGGTCGATCACGAAGGGGCGAGGTCGGTTCCGCCAAAAGCTGGCTCGGTTCGATGAGTTGCCGCATGGCGAAACTCAGAACCTCGTGACCGCCTACGAGAAGCTGAAGAAGGACCACGAAGAGGATTAA
- the apbE gene encoding FAD:protein FMN transferase — protein sequence MGDQVRFTVFSNSRDQALAAVNAAGKRMDEVVSLDSEFARIAEAEPGARVRVSEEMIAVLRAGKRVSVLSDGAFDLTIGPASKLWKETAEVGTIPEGARLQDAMKRVGYQHLDIDPIFGYVRFHKGGMRLDGSGIVPGFASDEAMRVLKKTGHPRSLIETDHRVIAGEPPPNQKHWKVRLQDEAFTLANQALSLRDFRILARMGNREFSDVIDGRTGVASTNRHRVFVIGRQAVDTDPIAIALYVLGPEASPKFEKHFGVKAVFRDSTSEQASRSRDRRR from the coding sequence ATGGGCGACCAGGTCCGGTTTACCGTCTTTTCCAATAGCCGCGACCAGGCCCTGGCGGCGGTAAACGCAGCCGGGAAGCGGATGGATGAGGTTGTCTCTCTGGATTCGGAGTTCGCCCGGATCGCGGAAGCCGAGCCAGGCGCGAGGGTCCGCGTTTCAGAGGAGATGATCGCGGTGCTTCGGGCCGGAAAGCGAGTTTCGGTTCTATCCGACGGAGCCTTCGACCTGACGATCGGTCCTGCGTCCAAGCTCTGGAAGGAGACGGCCGAGGTGGGCACGATTCCAGAAGGAGCGCGGCTGCAGGACGCGATGAAGCGTGTCGGGTACCAGCACCTCGATATCGATCCCATCTTTGGCTATGTCCGATTTCACAAAGGCGGCATGCGGCTCGACGGAAGTGGCATCGTTCCAGGGTTCGCAAGCGACGAGGCGATGAGGGTCCTAAAGAAAACGGGGCACCCGAGGTCGCTTATCGAAACAGACCATCGGGTGATTGCGGGCGAGCCACCGCCAAATCAGAAGCACTGGAAAGTCAGGCTGCAGGACGAGGCGTTTACCTTAGCCAATCAAGCCCTCAGCTTGAGAGACTTTCGGATTCTCGCGCGAATGGGCAACCGCGAGTTCTCCGATGTCATCGATGGACGGACGGGCGTCGCGTCGACGAACCGTCACCGCGTGTTTGTGATCGGCAGGCAAGCCGTCGACACGGATCCTATCGCTATCGCCCTTTACGTACTCGGCCCGGAGGCTTCCCCGAAGTTCGAGAAGCACTTTGGGGTGAAGGCTGTGTTTCGTGACTCCACTTCAGAACAGGCTTCCAGGTCAAGGGATCGTAGACGGTAG
- the iolG_13 gene encoding Inositol 2-dehydrogenase/D-chiro-inositol 3-dehydrogenase has translation MVSSVAAGAVAAAPRAFGVHQGQATLKIGLIGCGGRGTGAVTDAVASAKGIELWAMGDVFKDRLDGSRKHLSENLKGAYKVTNDRAFVGFDAYKKVIDSGVDVVILTSPPGFRPIHLRAAVEAKKHVFMEKPVAVDAPGILSVFESHDLAEKAGLNIVAGTQRRHDVAYRQVMDQIRAGEIGDVVACYAYWNQGGLWMNPRESNWSDVEWQLRNWLYFAYLSGDHIVEQHVHNIDVCNWAMNAHPVKAISLAGRQVRTDPAYGHIFDHFATEYEYANGVKMLSMCRQIDGTAARVSEHIVGTKGVTNGNTSIKGQKNWRFDGDRPNPYVLEHTHLYDAIRSGKRINEARQVAESTMTAILGRMAAYSGQEITWDQALKSEEVLMPPTLAFGEMAVQAIAVPGKTVIK, from the coding sequence ATGGTTTCTTCGGTAGCAGCAGGTGCGGTGGCAGCCGCGCCGCGGGCGTTCGGCGTACACCAGGGTCAGGCCACCCTAAAGATCGGACTGATCGGATGCGGTGGACGAGGAACCGGTGCGGTTACCGATGCCGTCGCCAGTGCGAAAGGGATCGAGCTATGGGCGATGGGAGACGTGTTCAAGGACCGCCTCGATGGATCGCGCAAACACCTGTCGGAGAACTTGAAGGGTGCCTACAAGGTAACGAATGACCGCGCATTCGTTGGCTTCGACGCTTACAAAAAGGTCATCGACAGCGGAGTTGACGTTGTTATTCTAACGTCGCCTCCAGGCTTTAGGCCGATCCACCTGCGTGCCGCTGTCGAAGCGAAGAAGCACGTTTTTATGGAGAAGCCGGTTGCGGTGGATGCTCCCGGCATCCTCTCCGTCTTTGAAAGCCACGATCTTGCTGAAAAGGCTGGATTGAACATCGTTGCCGGCACCCAACGACGCCATGATGTTGCCTACCGCCAGGTGATGGATCAGATTCGTGCTGGCGAAATCGGCGACGTCGTCGCGTGCTATGCCTACTGGAATCAAGGCGGACTCTGGATGAATCCGCGCGAATCGAATTGGAGCGATGTTGAATGGCAGCTTCGTAACTGGCTGTACTTCGCCTATCTCTCCGGTGACCACATCGTCGAGCAGCACGTCCACAACATCGACGTTTGCAACTGGGCGATGAACGCTCATCCGGTAAAGGCGATTAGTCTTGCCGGACGGCAGGTCCGGACTGACCCCGCCTACGGACACATCTTCGACCATTTCGCGACCGAGTACGAATACGCGAACGGCGTGAAGATGCTCAGTATGTGCCGGCAAATCGACGGCACCGCCGCCAGAGTCTCGGAGCACATCGTCGGCACCAAGGGCGTGACGAACGGAAACACCTCGATCAAGGGCCAGAAGAACTGGCGATTCGACGGCGACCGCCCCAACCCCTATGTCTTGGAGCATACGCACCTGTACGACGCCATTCGCTCGGGCAAGCGGATCAACGAAGCGAGGCAAGTGGCGGAGAGTACGATGACCGCTATCCTCGGCCGAATGGCCGCCTATTCGGGACAGGAAATTACCTGGGACCAGGCCCTGAAATCGGAAGAGGTGCTCATGCCTCCGACGCTTGCCTTCGGAGAGATGGCCGTACAAGCCATTGCCGTTCCGGGCAAGACGGTGATCAAGTAG